From the Achromobacter xylosoxidans A8 genome, the window AGGTCAGGAACGCCAGGCCCACCGCGATCCAGTAGTACGGCACCTTGCTGCGGAACAGCAGCATCCAGGCAGCGTCGCCGATCGGCGCCTCCAGGCCGACCGCGCCGCCCGCCCATTCCCAGTTGATCATCAGCAGCAGCCCGATCTGCAGCAGCGCGATGGTGGCCATCGCGAAGTAATGGCCAGACAGCCGCAGCGTGGGGCCGCCCACCAGCCAGGCCAGCGCCGCGCTGATCACCCCGCCCAGCGGAATGCCCAACAGCGGCGTGAGCTTCAGATGGTGCAGCAGCAGCAACGTGGTGTAGCCCCCCACCCCCACGAACACGCTGTGGCCAAAGGAGATCCGTCCCAGGAAGCCGCCGACGAGGTTCCAGCACGCGCCCAGCGCGCCGAACATGATGGCCAGCAACAGCACCTGCAGGGTGAAGGCGTCCTTCACCACCAGCGGCACCAGGGCCATCAGGATGGCGGCCACGGCCGCCGCCGCGACCGGCCACTTCGGTACGCCCGCATACGCGGCGTCGATTCTGTTTGTCTTGTTCATCTCACCACCGCCCGAATAGGCCGCGCGGCCGATACCAGAGAACCAGGATGAACAGGATGAACACGCTCACCGTCTTGAGCGCAGGCGCGACGAAGTAGCCCGTCATGGCCTCGATGATCCCGATCAGAATCCCCGCGATGAAGGCGCCGGGCAACGAACCGAAGCCGCCCATGCACACCGCCACGAAAGCCAGCAGGCCGAACACCGTGCCCACCGAGGGAAACACGTAGAAGAAGGTGGTCAGCAAGGCGCCGGCCAGGCCCACCGCGGCGCTGCCCAGCATCCAGACCTGGGCGTTGACCCGGTCGGGTGAAATGCCCACCAGCGCCGCCACCTGGCGGTCTTCCGCCACCGCCTGCAAGGCATGGCCCCAGCGCGTGCGGTACACCAGGATGAACAGCGCGACCACTACCACCAGCGCGATCAACCCCGTCACCACCTGTGGCCTGCCCAGCGAAATGCCAGCCACCGTGACGCTGCCTGACACCAGGGTGTCGGGCAGGCTGCGGTAATCGGGACTGAAGGCGATGAAGGCGACCTGGCGCAGCACCAGCCCCAGGCCGAAGGTGGCCAGGATGACCGCCATCGCCGGCCCCTTCTGCAAGCGGCGGATGATGAGCGCGTAGGTCAAAAAGCCGACGAAGGCGAGCACGATGGCCACCAGCGGCGCCGATAGCGTGGGATCGATGTGGCCCAGCGTGTAGAGCCAATAGGCGGCATACATGCCCAGCATCAGGAATTCGCCGTGGGCGAAGTTGATGACGTCGGTGATGCCCCAGATCAGCGCCAACCCCACCGCCACCGCGGCATAGATCAGGCCGTTGAACAAGCCTGCCGAGAGAGCTTCAAACATGGAGTGCTCCTGCGGCGGACCCCGCGGCCCGCCGCGTCTGTGGTTACTTCCAGGCGAACGGCAGCGTCGGCAGGCTCTTGTCCGTGCGGTATTTTTCCGGCCAGACCGTCTGGTAGGACGAGCCCTTGAGCTCCAGGATCAGGCCCGAGCCCTTGGTGTTCTGGCCCTTGGCGTCGAATTGCACCCCGGCCCAGGGCATCGCGACCTGCGCCTCGCCCAGGTCGGTGGCGGCCAGCGCCTTGCGGATCGCCTCGGGATCGGTCGAACCGGCCCGGTTGATCGCGTCGGCCAGCACCAGCACGCCCTGCATCGAACGGGCGTTGTTGCCGTTGAGATCCTTGCCAGTCTTGGCCTTGTACATGTCGTTGATCTTCTTCAGCCCGGCCTTGGACGCCGCCACGTCATTGCCCCAGACGTCGCGCGTCAGCACGCCCTGGACCTGCGGCCCCACTTCCTGCACGAAGCGCGAATCGATGAAGCCCGCATCGTTGGCCAGCAGCACAGGCGGCGCGTACTTGCTTTCCCGCATGGTACGCACGAACAGCATGGCGTCCGAGGTATAGCTGGCGAAGATCGCCACGTCGGCCTTGGCGGCGGCCAGCTTCTGCACTTCCGCCGTCACCGAGGCCGAGCCCGCGCTATAGGCAATGTTGGCGACCAGTTGGCGCTTGTATTGCTTGGCGAACTTTTCAACGGCCTTGTAGGTGTTCACGCCGAAGTCGGTGTTTTCGTACACCACGGCGATCTTGGCGGTCGGCACGGCCTTCACGCCGTCCAGGAACTGCATCATGTTCTCAACGAAGGTGTCGTCGTTGGGCGAGGTGCGGAAGAACCACTTGTAGCCGCGCTCGGTCAGGTCCGGGCTGCTGGATTCGCCATTCACATAGGGAATGCCGCGCTGCTCGGCGATGCGGCTGGCGGTCTTGGTCACGGCCGACTGGTAGGCGCCGGTCAGGGCCACCACCTTCTCCTGGTCGATCAGGCGCTGGGCGTCGGCCAGACCCACTTCGGGCTTGCCCTGCGAATCGCCGAACACCACTTCGATCTTGGCGCCGCCCAGCGCCGGCAGGCCGCTGCCCGCCGCCAGCGGTATGCCTTCCAGTTCGGGATGCGGATTGTTGATGATGTCGACCGCCAGTTCGACGGCCGCCTTGATTTCCGCCCCGGTGGAGGCCAGGGCGCCTGACAGGGGATAGATCGCGCCGATGCGCACGGCCTGCTGGGCCTGCGCGGGCACGGCGCACATCAGCGCCAGGCTCGCGGCGACACCCGCGATGAGCTTCATCTTCATAACTGGACTCCTGGATTGAACCGGCTAGGTGTGAAAGCAATTCATCTGCGCGGGCGGGTGCATCGCCTGGGCAATGGCCCCGTTCGCGGCGTCACGGGACCCTCCGGCCAGCCGGAAGGCCCCAGATTCAAAGCGTTGTCGCCATTTCCCCTTGTCCTATGATGGATCGTTCTGGTGGCACAACGGATACTGCTGCACAAGTACGACTGCTGCCGCTTCCTGTTTACGCGCTGCCTGGAAACGGCAGGCGAGCGGTCAGAACACCGCCATCCTGCTGTTGATGAGGTCCGTGACCAGCATGTGGCCCGGCGCGTGGGTAATGCAGAACTCCGGCCGCACAGCCGCGACCACCGACTGCGGCGTCACGCCGCAAGCCCAGAACACAGGCATTTCGCCTTCGCGTATCTCCACCGGATCACCATAGTCCGGGCGGCTGATGTCGGCAATCCCGATCAACGCGGGGTCGCCGATGTGCACCGGCGCGCCGTGGACCGAGGGAAACCGCGAGGTCACCTGGATGGCGCGGATGGCGTCCGCAGCCTTCAGGGGACGCATGGACACGACTAGCGGGCCGCCGAACACGCCCGCGGCATGGGTTGGAACATTGGTGCGGTACATCGGCACGTTGCAGCCCTGCTCGATATGACGCACGGGCAGGCCGTTATCCAGCATCGCTTCCTCGAACGAGAACGAGCAGCCGATCAGGAACGACACCAGGTCGTCGCGCCAAAGATCCCGCACGTCGGTGGGCTCGGCCACCAGCTCGCCGTTCTGCCAGACGCGGTAGCGCGGGATGTCGCTGCGGATATCGATGTCCTGCCCCAATTCCGGCAAGGCGGGATCGCCCGGCTCGGACATGGCCAGCAAGGGACAGGGTTTGGGATTGCGCTGGCAGAAGTGCAGAAAGTCCGCGGCCAGCGCGCGCGGCAGGATCGCGAGGTTGGCCTGCACATGGCCCGGCGCGAGGTTCGCCGTGGGGCCGGTGAGCTTGCCGCTGCGCGCATCCAGGCGCGCCTGGCGGGCCAATTCCACGCTGGTGCGCACGGCAGGGTTCGTATGCATGTCCATCCCTTCAATGATGATTCCGGTATGGGGACATTGCACAGGAACCGCGGACCAGCGTCCAATCACAAGTTGCGATAGACCCCGATCAATATTCCTTATCAGGGTTAAGCCGGATAGCGCAGCGCCTCTTCACGCGCAATCTGCTGTGCCGCCTCGGCCACCGCGCGCGGGATCTGGCTATCCGGCCCCTGCATCCAGCAAGCGGTGTAGTGCAGCGGCGGCAAGGCCGGCGCCTTCACCTCCAGGATGCGCAATTCGCCCTGCGCCAACTCTTTGTGCAGGATGACGGGCGCGATGACGGCGGTGCCGATTGCGTCCTGCGCCATCCGCACGATGACGCTGAGCGCGGAACTGCCATACATGCGCGGCGCCTCCACGCCGGCCTGCTGCAGCAACTGGCGCACGGCGCGGTGCGGATCGGTGGTCGACGGATAGGTGATGACGGGCCATTCGGCCAGCCGCTTCAGGGCGATCGGCTGGCGTCCGACCTTGAGCTTGGGGCTGGCCACCCAGGACAGGGGGTAGTTGCAGAGATAGAGATTCTCGATGCGGGGCTCTTCCATCGGCCCCAGCAGGAACGCCAGGTCGATCTGGCGCGAGGCCAGCTGCGTCTTCAGCACCGTGGTCGTATCCACCTGGATCTCGACCATCAGCGCCGGATAGACGTCGTGCAGATGCTCCATCAAGGTAGGCAGCCAGGTATGCACGATGGTTTCCGAGACGCCCAGCCTGAGCGTGCCGCTCATGACGCTCTTGGCGCGCGCGGCCTCCTGCATGTCGCGCCGCATCTGCAGCATGCGCTCCGCATGCGACAGCAGTTCGCGGCCCTTGCCCGTCAGCTTGATGCCGCGGGTGTCGCGGTCGAACAGACGCACGCCCAGATCCGATTCCAGCGACGCGATGCGCTGGGAAATGGCGGGCTGGGTGGCGTTGAGCTTCTCGGCCGCGGCCCGGAACCCGCCCAGGGTGGCGACCCAGAAGAAGGTCTCGATATTGCGCAGATCGATCATGGCGGCGGCGTCCGGCTATGCAGCCGCCATCTTAGCGCCCGGGACGGGCCGGCGGCCGCGTCCGCCCCGGCCTTGCATCACTGGCCGGCGTACAGCGCTTCCACCGCCAGGCCGATGCTCAGGATGCGGCGGTCAGTACCATTGCTGCCCGCGATCATCAGCCCCACCGGCGCCGTGCCGGACGCATGGCAAGGCAGCG encodes:
- a CDS encoding branched-chain amino acid ABC transporter permease; its protein translation is MNKTNRIDAAYAGVPKWPVAAAAVAAILMALVPLVVKDAFTLQVLLLAIMFGALGACWNLVGGFLGRISFGHSVFVGVGGYTTLLLLHHLKLTPLLGIPLGGVISAALAWLVGGPTLRLSGHYFAMATIALLQIGLLLMINWEWAGGAVGLEAPIGDAAWMLLFRSKVPYYWIAVGLAFLTFCATFFLVHSKTGFYWRAINGDEAASRSLGVPADRYKMLAFVMSAGMTGVWGGFFAMYVGFIDPESMFNLTMSVQVVLVTILGGVGTLIGPWLGAAVLLPLSEGTRVLWGSSGMGLDLLVFGLAILLVTMFLPGGLVTLRRRRGSARR
- a CDS encoding branched-chain amino acid ABC transporter permease, encoding MFEALSAGLFNGLIYAAVAVGLALIWGITDVINFAHGEFLMLGMYAAYWLYTLGHIDPTLSAPLVAIVLAFVGFLTYALIIRRLQKGPAMAVILATFGLGLVLRQVAFIAFSPDYRSLPDTLVSGSVTVAGISLGRPQVVTGLIALVVVVALFILVYRTRWGHALQAVAEDRQVAALVGISPDRVNAQVWMLGSAAVGLAGALLTTFFYVFPSVGTVFGLLAFVAVCMGGFGSLPGAFIAGILIGIIEAMTGYFVAPALKTVSVFILFILVLWYRPRGLFGRW
- a CDS encoding ABC transporter substrate-binding protein, whose amino-acid sequence is MKMKLIAGVAASLALMCAVPAQAQQAVRIGAIYPLSGALASTGAEIKAAVELAVDIINNPHPELEGIPLAAGSGLPALGGAKIEVVFGDSQGKPEVGLADAQRLIDQEKVVALTGAYQSAVTKTASRIAEQRGIPYVNGESSSPDLTERGYKWFFRTSPNDDTFVENMMQFLDGVKAVPTAKIAVVYENTDFGVNTYKAVEKFAKQYKRQLVANIAYSAGSASVTAEVQKLAAAKADVAIFASYTSDAMLFVRTMRESKYAPPVLLANDAGFIDSRFVQEVGPQVQGVLTRDVWGNDVAASKAGLKKINDMYKAKTGKDLNGNNARSMQGVLVLADAINRAGSTDPEAIRKALAATDLGEAQVAMPWAGVQFDAKGQNTKGSGLILELKGSSYQTVWPEKYRTDKSLPTLPFAWK
- a CDS encoding putative hydro-lyase — translated: MHTNPAVRTSVELARQARLDARSGKLTGPTANLAPGHVQANLAILPRALAADFLHFCQRNPKPCPLLAMSEPGDPALPELGQDIDIRSDIPRYRVWQNGELVAEPTDVRDLWRDDLVSFLIGCSFSFEEAMLDNGLPVRHIEQGCNVPMYRTNVPTHAAGVFGGPLVVSMRPLKAADAIRAIQVTSRFPSVHGAPVHIGDPALIGIADISRPDYGDPVEIREGEMPVFWACGVTPQSVVAAVRPEFCITHAPGHMLVTDLINSRMAVF
- a CDS encoding LysR family transcriptional regulator, with the protein product MIDLRNIETFFWVATLGGFRAAAEKLNATQPAISQRIASLESDLGVRLFDRDTRGIKLTGKGRELLSHAERMLQMRRDMQEAARAKSVMSGTLRLGVSETIVHTWLPTLMEHLHDVYPALMVEIQVDTTTVLKTQLASRQIDLAFLLGPMEEPRIENLYLCNYPLSWVASPKLKVGRQPIALKRLAEWPVITYPSTTDPHRAVRQLLQQAGVEAPRMYGSSALSVIVRMAQDAIGTAVIAPVILHKELAQGELRILEVKAPALPPLHYTACWMQGPDSQIPRAVAEAAQQIAREEALRYPA